CCGCGACCTGGGCGGGCTGCCGACCACCGACGGCGGCACGACGGCGTTCGGCCGGGTGCTGCGCAGCGACAACCTGCAGACCCTCACCGGCGACGACGTCCGCCGGCTGGTGGAGGAGGTGGGGCTGCGCGAGGTCGTCGACCTGCGCACCACCGCCGAGGTGCTCCTGGAGGGACGCGGGCCGCTGCGCGCGGTCGACGGCGTGGCCCACCGGCACTTCACCCTGCTCCCCGAGCGCGGGCACCACACCGACGTCTTCGCCGTCGAGGAGGACGACGCCCCGGACCTGCCGGCCGACTGGGTGGAGACGATCCTGCCGCGGCAGACGACGGAGGACGACGAGGGCGAGCCGCCGGCGGTGCGCGCCTACCTCGGCTACCTGCACCACCGGCCGGAGAACGTCGTGGCGGCGCTGCGCGCGCTGGCCGGCGGCGACGAGGGGGCCGCGGTCGTGCACTGCGCGGCGGGCAAGGACCGCACGGGCGTGGTGGTCATGTTCGCGCTCACGGTCGCGGGCGTGCCCGACGAGGAGATCGTGGCCGACTACGCGATGACCGCCGACGTGATCGAGGACCTGGTGGCCAAGCTCCGCGACTCCCCCACCTACGCCGAGGACATGAGCCGCCGCGACGTGGCCAGCCACACCCCGCGGGCGGAGACGATGCGCCGCCTGCTCGAGCTGCTGCACGAGCGGCACGGCGGCCCGCTCGGCTGGCTCGGGGAGCACGGCTTCGGCGCGGCCGAGCAGGCCGCGCTGCGCGCCCGCCTGCGCGACTGACGGCCCCTCTGCAGGGTCCCGCCGCGAGCCTGCGAGTGGTGGGGGGCAGAGGGGTCCTTCTTCAGTCCCGCGGGCGGGGGACGGAGGAGGCCGGGCGGTCGCGGTGCTTGTGCCGGTACATGGCCGCGTCGGCGTCGCGCAGCAGCTGCTCGGCTACCGCGGAGGCCTCGGCGGCCTCGCCGGTGTGGACCGCGACGCCCGTGCTCGTGCCGACGTCGACGGGGATGCCGTCGAGCCGGAACGGCTCGGCGAACCCCTCGGCCACCCGGGCCACCACGCTCTCGGCGTCACCCGGTCCGGACAGCCGGGGGAGCAGCACGGCGAACTCGTCGCCGCTGAGCCGCCCGACCGTGTCGCCGGGCCGGATCGCGGCCCGCAGCCGGGCCGACACCTGGCGCAGCAGCTCGTCGCCGGCCGCGTGGCCGTAGGTGTCGTTGACCGCCTTGAACCGGTCGAGGTCGCAGAACAGCACGCCGACCGAGCCGGTCGCCGGGGACGCGGCCAGCGCGGCGGCCAGCCGTTCCCGGAACAGCGCCCGGTTGGGCAGCCCGGTGAGCGCGTCGTGGGTGGCCTGGTGCCGGACGGTCTCCAGCAGCCGGGCCTTCTGCAGCGCGGTGGAGGCCTGGTCGCCCACACCGCGCAGCCGCGCCAGGACGTCGGCGTCCGCCGCGCCGCTGGCCTCGCCCCGTGACCAGCTGGCCGTGACCACGCCGAGGAACGTGCTGCCGGCCAGCAGCGGCACGGCGATGGCGTCGGTGAGCCCGAGGGTCGACAGCAGGTCGCGCAGCGGCCCGCTGCTGCCGGTGGCGCTGAGCGCGCGGGGCTCGCGGTCGGTGAGCATGGCGAACAGCTCGGGCACGTCGTCGGCCCGCAGCGTGGCCGCCCGCATCAGCGCCTCCTGCTCGGGCGGCAGGCCCGCCGAGGCCGCCGTCCGGAGGACCGCACCGGCCGGGTCCCAGAGCAGGACGCCGGAGCTGCCGCAGCCGACGATGCTCGGCAGCGTGGCGACCACGGTCTGGCAGATGTCGTGCACGTCGACCGTCTGCGCCAGCCCGTGGGCGAGCTCGAGGAGCGCCCCTGCCCGGCGGGCCTCCATCCGGCTGTCCTCGAGGGCCATGACGAGGTCCAGCGCCGCCGCCGCGTGTCCGGCGTAGGCGGCGAGCATCGCGCGCTCGTCCCCGAGGCCGCCGTCACCGGGGCGGTGCAGCGCGGCCAGCCGGCCGTGCGTGCGCCGGGCGGAGGCGACGTCGACGGTCACCGCGCCGGGTCCGAGGTCCTCACCGGCCAGCAGCCGCGCGGTCAGACCCGGGATCTCCTCGGCCGGCAGGCCGGCACTGTGCACCATCGGCGCGCCACCGCCGGGCGAGGAGACGGCGAGCAGGTAGGCGGGTGCGAGGACGGCGGCAGCGGCCCGCTCGACGATGCGGGCCAGGACCGTCTCGAGGTCCCCGCCCTCGACGAGGTCGGTGGCCGCGGACTGCAGGCTGCGGACCTGCCCGCGCAGGGCGGTGAGCTCCGGGTCGGCCGACGCGGAGCGCCGACGCCCCCAGGGCCAGCGCGACCGCCGGTCCCAGGAGAGGTGGTAGATGCACGCCTCGTACCCGGAGGACTCGCACTCCTCGTGCACGACGTGCGCCGGGGCCAGACCGAAGATGGTGGGGATCATGGTGATCAGGCCGCGGGCGTAGTCGCAGTCCAGCCGCGAGTGCACGTAGCCGTCGTGCAGCACGTACCGCAGCGTCGCCGACGTGGGACCGGCCTCGAGCACCGTCATCGTCGAGGTGGTGCTGAAGTTGGCGACGGCCTTCGGCAGCCGCTGGAAGACCTGGCGCGGGGAGCCCATGGCGCGCACGAGCACCACCAGCGCCGGCGCCATGCCGGTCCTCAGCGACTCGGCACCCATGCGGAACATGACGTGCGGGTCCTCGAGGACCTCCGCGGCGGCGGTGAAGAGACGGATCCGGGTGTCGTAGCTGGTCCAGGTCGACGGCTCGGCCAGCTGGGCCGCCGAGAAGGGCACGCCGGCCCGGCGCAGGACCTCCCCCACTGCCGCATCGCCGGCCTGCTCGCGGACGAAGGCGAGGACCAGTGCGGTGGTCGCCCCGGACGTCTCGCGCGGCTCGGCGGCTGCCGCGGTCACCGGGCGTCCCCACCGGCGTCGGATCGGGGGGTGGCCCCCGGGCGTACTCCACTCACGACCAGGTCATCGGCACGCGCGCGTGCCGGATTGAGCCGCCTGACCCGAACGGGGGACCGGGCGGCGATGA
This region of Geodermatophilus bullaregiensis genomic DNA includes:
- a CDS encoding tyrosine-protein phosphatase — encoded protein: MTSVRSDRWLRLDGTTNTRDLGGLPTTDGGTTAFGRVLRSDNLQTLTGDDVRRLVEEVGLREVVDLRTTAEVLLEGRGPLRAVDGVAHRHFTLLPERGHHTDVFAVEEDDAPDLPADWVETILPRQTTEDDEGEPPAVRAYLGYLHHRPENVVAALRALAGGDEGAAVVHCAAGKDRTGVVVMFALTVAGVPDEEIVADYAMTADVIEDLVAKLRDSPTYAEDMSRRDVASHTPRAETMRRLLELLHERHGGPLGWLGEHGFGAAEQAALRARLRD
- a CDS encoding diguanylate cyclase domain-containing protein, with the protein product MTAAAAEPRETSGATTALVLAFVREQAGDAAVGEVLRRAGVPFSAAQLAEPSTWTSYDTRIRLFTAAAEVLEDPHVMFRMGAESLRTGMAPALVVLVRAMGSPRQVFQRLPKAVANFSTTSTMTVLEAGPTSATLRYVLHDGYVHSRLDCDYARGLITMIPTIFGLAPAHVVHEECESSGYEACIYHLSWDRRSRWPWGRRRSASADPELTALRGQVRSLQSAATDLVEGGDLETVLARIVERAAAAVLAPAYLLAVSSPGGGAPMVHSAGLPAEEIPGLTARLLAGEDLGPGAVTVDVASARRTHGRLAALHRPGDGGLGDERAMLAAYAGHAAAALDLVMALEDSRMEARRAGALLELAHGLAQTVDVHDICQTVVATLPSIVGCGSSGVLLWDPAGAVLRTAASAGLPPEQEALMRAATLRADDVPELFAMLTDREPRALSATGSSGPLRDLLSTLGLTDAIAVPLLAGSTFLGVVTASWSRGEASGAADADVLARLRGVGDQASTALQKARLLETVRHQATHDALTGLPNRALFRERLAAALAASPATGSVGVLFCDLDRFKAVNDTYGHAAGDELLRQVSARLRAAIRPGDTVGRLSGDEFAVLLPRLSGPGDAESVVARVAEGFAEPFRLDGIPVDVGTSTGVAVHTGEAAEASAVAEQLLRDADAAMYRHKHRDRPASSVPRPRD